The Cryomorphaceae bacterium 1068 genome window below encodes:
- a CDS encoding DNA topoisomerase IB, with protein MANTNVPPGLIYTSDDQPGITRKKHGKGFAYYYPNGEHIKKGKHLKRIQRIVIPPAWKNVWISPLENAHLQATGRDERKRKQYRYHELWIEFSKAQKYHQLIEFARALPDIRKRYSLDLQRSEWDYKKVAALAVAIMDSLHLRIGNSYYSKENHTFGLTTLRRKHLNLKEDSLKLSFTGKTGRERNLKLEDNKLIRLIKECSDLPGYEVFRYKKRGEICHLKSEDFNQYLRKTSNSEGISAKDFRTWGANVLCLEKAEAAKEAAENSRKTLENTLVKMVAKEMGHTISTCKSSYLHPTVLKFAVEATIPHDDISDILSGLDENENMLLSILQSSESLTPQGLG; from the coding sequence ATGGCTAATACCAACGTGCCACCAGGCTTGATTTACACTTCTGACGATCAACCGGGGATAACGAGAAAAAAGCATGGGAAAGGTTTTGCCTATTACTATCCTAATGGAGAGCACATCAAAAAGGGCAAACACCTTAAACGCATTCAACGCATTGTAATTCCTCCTGCTTGGAAAAACGTGTGGATATCACCTTTAGAAAATGCTCATTTACAAGCAACCGGGAGAGATGAAAGAAAGAGAAAACAATACCGCTATCATGAATTATGGATAGAGTTTTCGAAAGCTCAGAAATACCATCAATTGATCGAATTTGCGCGGGCTCTGCCAGATATAAGAAAGCGATACTCGCTGGACCTACAGCGATCTGAGTGGGATTATAAAAAAGTAGCAGCACTAGCAGTTGCGATTATGGACTCATTGCATCTGAGGATTGGAAACTCCTATTATTCCAAAGAAAATCATACGTTCGGTCTTACGACTTTGAGAAGAAAGCATCTAAATTTAAAAGAGGATTCTCTCAAGCTCAGTTTCACCGGCAAGACAGGCAGAGAAAGGAACTTAAAGCTTGAAGACAACAAATTAATACGGCTGATCAAGGAGTGTTCAGATCTTCCGGGGTACGAAGTCTTTCGTTATAAAAAGCGAGGTGAAATTTGCCACCTGAAAAGCGAAGATTTCAACCAATATCTACGCAAAACCTCCAACTCAGAAGGGATTAGCGCTAAGGATTTCAGAACGTGGGGAGCGAACGTGCTCTGCTTAGAAAAAGCAGAAGCTGCAAAAGAAGCAGCTGAGAATTCTCGGAAGACACTTGAAAATACATTGGTAAAGATGGTTGCTAAGGAAATGGGCCATACTATCAGTACATGTAAATCATCGTATTTGCACCCAACTGTTCTGAAATTTGCTGTTGAAGCTACCATCCCACATGACGATATATCAGATATTCTATCAGGACTCGACGAAAATGAGAACATGCTCCTTTCGATCCTGCAATCTTCGGAGTCATTGACGCCACAGGGATTGGGGTGA
- a CDS encoding DPP IV N-terminal domain-containing protein translates to MNRISCLFAVFFLTFNAFGQAPITLEDIWKSREFSPRYVSGLRSTDDGLHYTRLVSDEGRQVVKYSYDTGEAIDTLVSSTNLLYQGKPVQFSSYSFNNDESKLLLATDEERIYRHSTRANFFIYTIESKELQPITDFEKGKQQLASLSPTENKVAFVRDNNLFIYNLESGEETQVTEDGEEDEIINGAVDWVYEEEFSFHRGFYWSPNGEQIAYYRFDESEVPEFEMAIYSGLYPEEFEFKYPKAGEKNSEVRIFVYSLKDGELKEIDINANAEQYIPRIKWTENDNRLAIMRMNRHQSELDFLIAKTDANSNSLIPTESFYHEESKTYVEINDNLIFTEDGDYFFWNSEKDGYNHIYLYTTDGKEVAQLTKGPWEVVEFYGVDQRNGKIFFSAAVEGPLQRAVFSADFKKPIKTYKKSNKAVVPEKDNRKQLNELTDNANMNDAAFSTSFDYFINYESGAELPYQIALFTDEGKHVRDLEMNDELKAKLAERKLSPKEFDTFENESGEALNYWMIKPPNFDEAKEYPVMFMVYGGPGRNTVEKAWGGSNYFWHQMLAQQGIVVISVDPRGTMYRGRDFKHSTYMELGKLETEDMISAAKHFGSKGYIDADRIGMMGWSYGGYMSSLAITKGHEYFKLAIAVAPVTNWRFYDTVYTERFMRTPQENPSGYDDNSPINFVDLLEGDYLLIHGSADDNVHMQNTMEMVEAMVQADKQFDLFIYPDKNHSIYGGNTRYHLYTKMTNFILDNL, encoded by the coding sequence ATGAATAGGATCTCCTGCCTCTTTGCTGTTTTCTTCCTCACTTTCAATGCTTTCGGACAAGCTCCCATCACTCTGGAGGATATTTGGAAATCAAGAGAATTCAGCCCTAGATATGTTTCGGGGCTTAGAAGTACCGACGATGGATTGCACTACACCCGTTTAGTGAGCGATGAAGGGCGGCAAGTAGTAAAGTATTCATATGATACGGGTGAAGCAATTGACACCTTGGTATCATCTACCAATCTCCTTTACCAAGGCAAACCTGTCCAATTCTCATCATACAGTTTCAACAATGACGAGAGCAAATTACTTCTGGCTACTGACGAGGAGCGCATCTATCGCCATTCCACTCGGGCAAATTTCTTCATCTATACCATCGAATCAAAAGAGCTACAGCCCATTACTGATTTCGAAAAAGGTAAGCAGCAACTTGCTTCCCTCTCCCCTACTGAAAACAAAGTGGCCTTCGTCCGAGACAATAATCTCTTCATTTACAATCTTGAATCAGGAGAAGAAACTCAGGTCACTGAAGATGGTGAAGAAGATGAAATTATCAACGGAGCCGTAGATTGGGTTTACGAAGAAGAATTTAGTTTCCACCGTGGTTTTTATTGGTCGCCAAATGGTGAGCAAATCGCATACTATCGATTTGACGAATCTGAAGTTCCCGAATTCGAGATGGCGATCTACTCAGGTTTATATCCTGAAGAGTTTGAATTCAAATATCCTAAAGCGGGTGAAAAAAATTCGGAGGTGCGCATTTTCGTATACTCACTTAAAGATGGAGAGTTAAAAGAAATTGACATCAATGCCAATGCTGAACAATACATTCCCAGAATAAAATGGACAGAGAATGACAATAGGTTGGCCATTATGCGAATGAATCGCCATCAAAGTGAATTGGATTTCTTGATCGCTAAAACCGATGCGAACTCAAACAGCCTCATACCGACGGAGTCGTTTTACCATGAGGAAAGCAAGACCTACGTAGAAATCAATGACAACCTCATTTTTACTGAGGATGGAGATTATTTCTTTTGGAATAGCGAGAAAGATGGTTACAACCACATCTATCTCTACACCACGGATGGAAAAGAAGTTGCCCAATTGACCAAGGGCCCATGGGAAGTAGTTGAATTTTATGGTGTAGACCAACGCAACGGAAAAATCTTCTTTTCGGCTGCTGTAGAAGGGCCGCTTCAAAGAGCAGTGTTCAGCGCTGACTTCAAGAAACCGATCAAAACGTACAAGAAATCAAATAAAGCAGTAGTTCCCGAAAAGGACAACAGAAAGCAACTCAATGAGCTCACAGACAATGCCAATATGAACGACGCGGCTTTTTCTACTAGCTTCGATTACTTTATCAATTACGAATCAGGAGCTGAATTGCCTTATCAAATCGCTCTCTTCACAGACGAGGGAAAGCACGTCAGAGATTTGGAAATGAATGATGAGCTGAAAGCGAAATTGGCCGAAAGAAAACTGAGTCCAAAGGAATTTGACACTTTCGAAAATGAAAGTGGTGAGGCACTCAACTATTGGATGATCAAGCCTCCAAATTTTGATGAGGCCAAAGAATATCCGGTTATGTTTATGGTGTATGGTGGCCCTGGCCGAAACACGGTTGAGAAAGCCTGGGGTGGCAGCAACTATTTTTGGCACCAAATGCTTGCACAACAAGGTATAGTAGTGATTTCAGTCGATCCTCGTGGCACTATGTATCGCGGTAGAGATTTCAAGCATAGCACTTACATGGAGTTGGGTAAGCTAGAGACGGAGGATATGATATCGGCCGCGAAACACTTTGGTTCGAAAGGTTATATAGATGCTGATCGAATTGGTATGATGGGGTGGAGCTACGGAGGTTATATGAGCTCTTTAGCGATAACCAAAGGCCACGAGTATTTCAAATTGGCCATAGCAGTGGCACCTGTAACCAACTGGCGATTTTACGACACGGTTTACACCGAAAGATTTATGCGCACACCACAGGAAAATCCGTCTGGCTATGACGATAACTCTCCGATTAACTTCGTAGACTTGCTCGAAGGAGATTATCTGCTAATTCACGGATCTGCTGACGATAACGTGCACATGCAAAATACCATGGAAATGGTTGAAGCAATGGTACAAGCCGATAAGCAATTCGACTTATTTATTTACCCCGATAAAAACCACAGTATCTACGGCGGAAATACCCGCTACCACCTATACACCAAAATGACAAATTTCATTTTGGATAACCTGTAA
- a CDS encoding AraC family transcriptional regulator, with protein MFTLHVKSLPFKEVIKDLANQLNVKATEDCEVYFLKIPKSHGSGSIGGINFPLGIGLIYYNCTFHEDVVIKFDVSDVHPAKFLYCKEGYLRHCFLDSDEAHDLDQYQSAIVASKGISGHQIQFKGGVQTEVGSLEIDRKKFESQIACDLNTVSPSLRKLFQDTQAKYKFYHEGQYSAELNHIMGHISKHSGSGLIRRMYLQAKSLEILTEQIRQYSDDRKDKTHQNLIRQSELVKIAQLSEIIRNNLTADHSIPSLTVKTGLNENKLQAGFKLLYNKTVRGYLKDSRMNTARDLLVNTDYGIAEIVHLIGLSNGGYFSKLFRQEFGMAPTEYRLMFGQTLVQRK; from the coding sequence ATGTTTACGCTACACGTCAAGTCTTTGCCTTTTAAAGAAGTGATCAAAGATCTTGCAAACCAATTGAACGTAAAGGCTACTGAAGACTGTGAAGTTTATTTTTTAAAAATCCCAAAATCTCACGGTTCGGGTAGTATTGGCGGTATTAATTTCCCTTTAGGAATAGGGCTGATCTATTACAACTGCACATTTCATGAGGACGTGGTTATAAAGTTTGATGTAAGCGATGTACACCCGGCCAAATTCCTTTACTGCAAGGAAGGATACCTCAGGCATTGTTTTTTAGACTCAGATGAAGCCCATGACTTAGATCAGTATCAAAGTGCAATAGTGGCTAGTAAAGGCATATCGGGTCATCAAATACAATTCAAAGGTGGCGTTCAAACGGAGGTGGGAAGTTTGGAAATAGATCGTAAAAAGTTTGAATCTCAAATCGCGTGTGATTTGAATACAGTCAGTCCTTCTCTCAGAAAGTTATTTCAAGATACCCAGGCAAAATATAAATTTTACCACGAGGGTCAATACAGCGCGGAGCTCAATCACATCATGGGTCATATTTCAAAACATTCGGGTTCAGGCTTAATTCGAAGAATGTATCTTCAGGCGAAATCGTTGGAGATTCTTACAGAGCAGATTAGGCAATATTCTGATGACAGAAAAGACAAAACGCATCAGAACTTGATCCGTCAATCGGAACTAGTAAAGATTGCGCAGTTGTCCGAAATTATTAGAAATAATCTCACAGCTGATCATTCCATTCCTTCCTTAACCGTAAAAACAGGATTGAACGAAAATAAGCTTCAAGCTGGGTTTAAGTTGCTCTATAACAAAACGGTTCGAGGTTATTTGAAGGATTCGAGGATGAATACGGCCAGAGATTTATTGGTTAATACGGATTATGGCATTGCTGAAATCGTTCACCTCATCGGTCTAAGTAATGGTGGATACTTTTCAAAACTATTTAGACAAGAATTTGGAATGGCTCCCACTGAGTACCGTTTGATGTTCGGTCAAACTCTGGTTCAAAGAAAGTAG
- a CDS encoding mechanosensitive ion channel family protein, translated as MEMNLSDVTSTVFDKLKDWAETGIALIPNLALAIVVLIAGWMAARFISKYGKKYITKFSGNKTIGNFLGKLLFIGIFVLAGVLALSVMNLDKTISSILAGLGIVGLALGFAFQDTAANLMSGIYISLKQPFGLGDIIETTNGYMGKVKDINLRVTKVQLFNGPIVFVPNKHLFQDYFINYTEPGKRRLKLDCGVSYGSDLEQVEKIAIEAVEGIPSRLQSEDVTLHWKEFGGSSINFSVNVWMEYDKEHSKYIGVRNEALKALKKAFDDNDITIPFPIRTLDFGIEGGQHLREELHALHPNGKSN; from the coding sequence ATGGAAATGAACTTAAGTGATGTGACATCAACAGTATTCGATAAATTGAAAGACTGGGCAGAAACAGGAATTGCATTAATTCCAAACCTCGCATTGGCGATCGTTGTTTTGATTGCCGGTTGGATGGCAGCACGATTTATTTCAAAATACGGTAAAAAGTATATAACCAAGTTTTCTGGTAATAAGACGATCGGCAACTTCCTTGGAAAACTTCTCTTTATTGGAATCTTTGTTCTTGCAGGTGTTTTGGCCCTTTCGGTAATGAATTTGGACAAAACCATTTCCTCGATTCTCGCAGGTTTAGGGATCGTTGGTTTGGCTCTTGGATTTGCCTTTCAGGATACGGCGGCGAATCTTATGTCGGGGATCTACATCTCTCTAAAACAACCTTTCGGTTTGGGTGACATTATAGAGACTACCAACGGTTATATGGGTAAGGTAAAAGACATCAACCTCCGTGTAACCAAAGTGCAGCTTTTCAATGGCCCGATAGTTTTCGTCCCAAACAAACACCTGTTTCAGGATTACTTTATCAATTATACAGAACCTGGTAAAAGAAGACTGAAACTGGATTGCGGAGTAAGCTACGGTAGCGATTTGGAACAGGTAGAAAAGATTGCGATTGAAGCTGTTGAAGGAATTCCAAGCAGATTACAATCGGAAGATGTCACGTTGCATTGGAAAGAGTTTGGTGGAAGCTCTATCAACTTTTCCGTTAACGTATGGATGGAATACGACAAGGAGCATAGCAAATATATAGGTGTGCGAAATGAAGCTCTCAAAGCCCTTAAAAAAGCCTTTGATGATAATGATATTACCATACCTTTTCCCATTCGAACATTGGATTTTGGAATCGAGGGTGGTCAGCACCTACGCGAAGAGCTCCATGCCTTACATCCTAATGGAAAAAGTAATTGA
- a CDS encoding DUF1328 domain-containing protein, producing the protein MIGWIIGAAVLSVLFAILGFGGIASGFAKIAKVLFYIFVVVLIVTVVMNLLG; encoded by the coding sequence ATGATCGGATGGATAATTGGAGCCGCAGTGCTCTCTGTTTTATTTGCAATTTTGGGATTTGGAGGAATCGCTTCAGGTTTCGCAAAAATTGCCAAAGTACTTTTTTACATTTTTGTGGTAGTTCTTATCGTGACTGTAGTTATGAACCTTTTGGGATAG
- a CDS encoding DUF421 domain-containing protein, translating into MLDISEVPYTFSQGINLLQSSLLIYISVIVIMRINGLRTFAKFTGFDFAITIAIGSIISASLMSTQTKIIQGALAIAALIALQSLIAFLRKRSQTFQAIVSNKPILLMKNSEFLEENMRKGGVTKDDIYGKLREANVLSIKMIKAVVLEPTGDVSVLHGNIDDNLDQVILSNVEDK; encoded by the coding sequence ATGCTCGATATATCAGAAGTGCCTTACACCTTTTCACAGGGAATTAATCTGCTTCAAAGCAGCCTACTCATTTATATCTCGGTAATTGTCATAATGCGAATAAATGGGCTCAGGACATTCGCGAAATTCACTGGATTCGACTTTGCTATTACAATTGCCATCGGTAGTATTATTTCAGCAAGTCTTATGAGTACCCAGACTAAAATCATTCAAGGGGCTTTAGCGATAGCCGCATTAATTGCTTTGCAATCTCTAATAGCCTTTCTGAGGAAACGATCACAAACGTTTCAAGCCATCGTTTCAAACAAACCTATTCTCCTCATGAAGAACTCTGAATTTCTAGAGGAGAATATGCGAAAAGGAGGCGTTACAAAAGATGACATTTATGGAAAACTAAGAGAGGCCAATGTGCTTTCAATCAAGATGATCAAGGCGGTAGTTTTAGAGCCAACAGGCGATGTTTCTGTTTTACACGGAAATATTGACGATAATTTGGATCAAGTTATCCTGAGCAACGTGGAAGATAAATAG
- a CDS encoding porin family protein, protein MKNIILSITLVIFTFTMGYSQYLGLKGGLNFSNLNIEDNEGQLLLGYHAGAFLNIPLSDAFSVQPEVLFSTKGSKTTYNIDILELEGESTLRLNYIEVPLLGVLNLGEVAQINFGPYLGFLSTAKFDLEGDFAGSDFENTEKLDQDFFNGFDYGLAIGIALNFNAIQVGARYSHGLAKIEDSPEAELFLGDAQNRNVQAYIALRIGNYD, encoded by the coding sequence ATGAAAAATATAATACTATCAATCACACTGGTGATCTTTACATTTACAATGGGTTATTCGCAGTACCTCGGGTTAAAAGGTGGGCTGAACTTTTCAAATTTAAATATTGAAGACAACGAAGGTCAGCTACTCCTGGGGTACCATGCAGGTGCTTTTCTGAATATTCCATTGAGCGACGCTTTCTCCGTGCAGCCCGAGGTTCTTTTTTCCACCAAAGGTTCGAAAACTACCTATAATATTGACATTTTGGAGCTTGAGGGCGAGAGCACGCTTCGACTAAACTATATAGAGGTCCCTCTATTAGGTGTATTAAATCTTGGCGAGGTTGCTCAAATTAATTTTGGACCTTACCTCGGTTTTCTTTCGACTGCTAAGTTTGATTTGGAAGGGGACTTTGCGGGAAGTGACTTCGAAAATACCGAGAAACTGGACCAAGATTTTTTCAATGGATTTGACTATGGTTTGGCTATTGGAATTGCACTTAATTTCAATGCGATTCAAGTAGGAGCGCGGTATTCGCATGGGCTGGCCAAAATAGAGGATTCACCCGAAGCTGAATTGTTCTTAGGTGATGCGCAAAACAGAAATGTTCAAGCTTATATCGCTCTTCGAATAGGCAACTACGACTGA
- the crtI gene encoding phytoene desaturase family protein: protein MKKIGIIGSGVAGLSAAIHLQSAGHEVTVFEANSYPGGKLTAFEQDGYRFDSGPSLFTMPQFLDEIFQMAGKNPRDYFDYIKVDPGCHYFWEDGTRFDAPSNADRFATQAEETFGASKERVKKYIEDSFELYDITEDVFLKNSLHKASTYLKLSTAKSFAQLHKAHLFSTMNEVNEKKLGHPKLIQFFNRYATYNGSNPYSAPGTLTVVPTLEFRWGTFLPKGGMHEITQSLFRLAKDIGVEFRFEEKVERISTSQNEANGLMTAKGKYAFDTVVSNMDVIPTYNRLLPDNKIPGRVEKQERSSSALIFYWGIEKDFGQLGLHNIFWTEDYKREFSLLFEKKEIIDDPTVYVNITSKYEKGDAPEGCENWFVMVNAPHVAGQDWDKTERETRKNILKKLSRMLGTDVEPLIKTERVLNPPTIESQTSSYLGSLYGTSSNDRMAAFLRHPNFTSKIKNLYFCGGSVHPGGGIPLCLLSGKIVGDLAS from the coding sequence TTGAAAAAAATTGGAATAATCGGCTCTGGTGTTGCAGGACTGTCTGCGGCCATTCACTTGCAATCAGCAGGTCATGAGGTGACAGTGTTCGAGGCAAACAGCTATCCCGGAGGAAAGCTTACCGCCTTTGAACAAGACGGATATCGGTTTGATTCAGGCCCTTCGCTGTTTACCATGCCCCAATTTCTCGATGAGATTTTTCAAATGGCGGGGAAAAATCCAAGAGATTACTTCGATTACATCAAAGTAGATCCGGGTTGCCACTACTTCTGGGAAGACGGAACTCGATTTGACGCACCGAGCAATGCCGATCGTTTTGCCACTCAGGCGGAAGAAACCTTTGGGGCGTCAAAAGAGAGAGTCAAAAAATACATTGAAGATTCTTTTGAACTCTACGATATTACTGAAGACGTATTTCTCAAAAACTCCCTCCACAAGGCTTCGACCTATTTAAAGCTTTCTACGGCAAAGTCATTCGCTCAGCTACACAAGGCTCACCTCTTTTCGACAATGAATGAGGTGAATGAAAAGAAACTCGGACACCCAAAACTCATACAGTTCTTTAACCGATATGCCACTTACAATGGCTCAAACCCTTACAGTGCGCCCGGAACGCTCACTGTGGTGCCTACTCTTGAGTTTCGCTGGGGTACCTTTTTGCCGAAAGGCGGAATGCACGAGATCACTCAATCGTTGTTTCGACTGGCAAAAGATATCGGAGTTGAGTTTCGATTTGAAGAGAAGGTAGAACGCATCTCTACATCTCAAAATGAAGCCAATGGCCTAATGACCGCCAAAGGAAAATACGCCTTCGACACTGTGGTGAGTAATATGGATGTGATCCCAACTTACAATCGACTATTGCCTGATAACAAGATTCCCGGGAGGGTAGAAAAACAAGAACGATCTTCCTCGGCGTTGATTTTCTATTGGGGAATTGAGAAGGATTTCGGGCAACTGGGGCTGCACAACATCTTTTGGACTGAGGATTACAAGAGAGAGTTTTCTCTTCTTTTTGAGAAAAAAGAAATCATCGATGACCCAACGGTTTATGTGAATATTACTTCCAAATATGAAAAGGGGGACGCTCCTGAAGGATGCGAAAACTGGTTTGTGATGGTCAATGCGCCTCACGTGGCGGGGCAAGATTGGGACAAAACGGAGCGAGAAACGAGAAAGAATATCTTGAAAAAGCTCTCGAGAATGCTGGGAACGGACGTAGAACCACTCATTAAAACCGAACGGGTTTTAAACCCTCCGACCATCGAATCGCAGACGTCAAGCTACCTTGGTTCTCTTTATGGAACTAGCTCAAACGATAGAATGGCGGCTTTTCTGCGGCACCCCAATTTCACTTCAAAAATCAAAAACTTGTACTTCTGTGGCGGCAGCGTGCATCCGGGTGGTGGGATTCCACTATGTTTGCTGTCAGGAAAAATAGTCGGCGATCTGGCGTCATGA
- a CDS encoding carotenoid biosynthesis protein — translation MSKSSTLEQFKSKKAGIGILILLYIVGALGFLSPLSEWFVYLTPINLIITAGMLWIDTKPGGKNAFLIIFIIWLLGYLIEIIGVKTGFPFGDYSYSEVLGWNFFEVPPLIGINWLIIIWGGHSLARTFQIPKNFRWLFTAILAVGLDFIIEPVAIKYEFWYWTSELPPLENYLGWFVVAAMLGLIFEKYPLVQKPRLGATAFICQLLFFGLLYSQIR, via the coding sequence ATGAGCAAAAGCAGCACATTAGAACAGTTTAAGTCAAAGAAGGCGGGAATAGGCATTCTCATTCTTTTATACATTGTGGGAGCACTCGGCTTTTTATCCCCTCTCTCCGAATGGTTTGTATACCTCACCCCCATAAATTTGATCATAACGGCAGGAATGCTGTGGATCGATACCAAGCCGGGAGGTAAGAATGCATTCTTGATCATCTTCATCATTTGGTTACTCGGATACCTCATTGAAATTATTGGCGTAAAAACAGGCTTTCCCTTTGGTGACTATTCGTATTCAGAAGTATTGGGATGGAACTTTTTTGAAGTACCACCACTTATCGGAATCAATTGGTTGATTATCATTTGGGGTGGGCATTCGCTTGCTCGCACTTTCCAAATCCCAAAGAATTTCAGGTGGTTGTTCACTGCAATCTTAGCGGTGGGACTGGACTTTATTATCGAACCCGTAGCCATAAAGTATGAGTTTTGGTATTGGACTTCAGAATTGCCACCACTCGAAAATTATTTAGGGTGGTTTGTTGTGGCTGCCATGTTGGGATTGATCTTTGAAAAATATCCGCTGGTTCAAAAACCGCGCTTGGGAGCGACAGCCTTTATTTGTCAATTGCTTTTCTTTGGTTTGCTTTACAGCCAAATAAGATAG
- a CDS encoding AI-2E family transporter, translating into MERRILRFIAVLGLLFLIGWLIYESATVIIYILLSLIVALIGRPLFKLLERIQVRGKHLPDAVKAAITLFGIFGILGGLLSFFVPMIFVEAQLLTKIDLIQVKAALSPGLEWFNQMVDRVNLNQEAKVSENDIIQHLFDGLEISALPNFLNSLVGALGNLLIAVFSVAFMSFFFLKDRNMLTELAMELVPKSKEESVESIFRNTRSTLSRYFLGLLIQVIAISTCIFIGLQIVGVENALLIAVFTGIVNLVPYLGPWIGASFGIFILVANNIDASFIDVIQPKIIGLLIVFATTQLIDNYIFQPAIFSNSINANPLEIFIVILVAGSLGGVTGMIAAIPVYSFIRIVFKEMNKEFRWLQRIKER; encoded by the coding sequence ATGGAAAGGCGAATTTTACGATTTATCGCTGTATTAGGCTTACTGTTCTTAATCGGGTGGCTCATCTATGAGTCCGCTACTGTGATTATTTACATTCTACTATCTCTGATTGTAGCGCTAATCGGAAGACCATTGTTTAAGCTTCTTGAACGGATTCAAGTCAGAGGAAAACATCTTCCGGATGCCGTCAAAGCGGCAATCACACTTTTCGGCATATTCGGAATACTCGGGGGGCTTTTATCCTTCTTCGTACCTATGATTTTTGTTGAGGCCCAGCTTTTGACCAAGATTGATCTGATTCAAGTAAAAGCGGCTCTAAGTCCTGGGTTAGAATGGTTCAATCAAATGGTAGACCGCGTAAATCTCAATCAGGAGGCAAAAGTCAGCGAAAACGACATCATCCAACATCTTTTCGATGGTCTGGAAATAAGCGCCTTACCAAATTTCTTGAATTCTCTGGTTGGTGCCTTGGGAAATCTACTTATTGCAGTTTTTTCGGTTGCCTTTATGTCTTTCTTCTTTCTGAAAGACCGAAATATGCTCACCGAATTGGCTATGGAGCTTGTTCCAAAATCAAAAGAAGAAAGTGTAGAAAGCATATTCCGCAATACACGAAGCACATTATCTCGATATTTCCTAGGACTTTTAATTCAAGTAATCGCTATTTCCACCTGCATCTTCATAGGTCTACAAATTGTAGGAGTTGAAAACGCATTGCTAATTGCCGTTTTCACGGGAATAGTGAATCTTGTTCCCTACCTAGGTCCTTGGATCGGCGCATCATTCGGGATTTTCATTCTGGTCGCCAATAATATCGATGCAAGTTTTATTGATGTAATCCAACCAAAGATTATCGGACTGTTAATCGTTTTCGCAACCACTCAATTAATTGACAATTATATCTTTCAGCCTGCTATCTTTTCAAATAGTATCAACGCCAACCCTCTTGAAATATTCATTGTGATCTTGGTAGCAGGAAGTCTTGGCGGAGTTACAGGGATGATTGCGGCTATTCCTGTCTATTCATTTATCAGAATAGTATTCAAGGAAATGAATAAAGAATTCCGCTGGCTCCAACGAATCAAAGAAAGATAG
- a CDS encoding YihY/virulence factor BrkB family protein: MSTKNSKNKEEKFKLKDSFSILKEAAIGWNNSDPFRLSAVIAYYAVLSMPALLVIIVNLLGLIWGNEVIEGRLSAQLSSVLGTDSAEAVSSMIENSRTENSSILFSIIGIGSLLFGATGVFFHLQISLNKVWNLKPNPDATWKRLVIDRVLSFGFVLVLGFLLLITFVLSAAMTAFSDKLKTIFPDIMVTLAQIADGVLSLAVVTVLFALIFKYLPHAKIRWRSVWVGAILTSILFIAAEYALGFYFSQVEPGSTYGSAGSIILILLWVSYASLILFFGAEVTYVFAKRYSKGVQPTEAAVKEKAAQKAA, from the coding sequence ATGAGCACTAAAAATTCGAAGAATAAAGAAGAAAAATTCAAACTGAAAGATAGCTTCAGCATATTGAAGGAGGCCGCAATTGGTTGGAATAATTCAGACCCCTTTCGACTCAGCGCGGTCATAGCTTATTACGCTGTGCTGTCTATGCCTGCGCTGCTCGTCATAATCGTTAACCTCTTGGGGCTAATTTGGGGGAATGAAGTGATCGAAGGTCGCTTGAGCGCTCAACTCTCTTCTGTTTTGGGAACCGATAGCGCTGAGGCTGTTTCAAGTATGATTGAAAACTCCAGAACGGAAAACAGCAGCATTCTTTTTAGTATTATTGGAATAGGGAGTTTATTGTTTGGAGCCACAGGAGTGTTTTTTCATCTCCAAATATCACTGAACAAAGTTTGGAACCTTAAACCCAACCCCGATGCGACGTGGAAAAGACTTGTCATTGACCGTGTGCTGAGTTTTGGGTTCGTGCTGGTTCTAGGCTTTCTGCTTCTTATCACTTTCGTGTTAAGCGCGGCTATGACTGCATTTAGTGATAAACTGAAGACTATTTTTCCTGATATTATGGTTACCCTCGCTCAAATAGCTGATGGTGTTCTCTCCCTGGCTGTCGTCACTGTGTTATTCGCGCTCATTTTCAAATATCTTCCACATGCAAAAATTAGATGGAGATCGGTATGGGTAGGTGCTATTCTTACTTCTATTCTATTTATTGCAGCCGAATATGCCTTGGGATTTTATTTCAGTCAAGTAGAACCGGGAAGTACTTACGGCTCGGCAGGTTCAATTATCCTTATCCTTTTGTGGGTTTCTTATGCCTCATTGATTTTGTTTTTTGGTGCTGAGGTAACTTACGTTTTTGCAAAAAGATATAGCAAAGGGGTGCAACCTACTGAGGCGGCGGTAAAAGAAAAAGCCGCTCAAAAAGCGGCTTAA